In Vibrio coralliilyticus, the following are encoded in one genomic region:
- the aceB gene encoding malate synthase A, with the protein MNLNDLAEREETACLEVVGHTDNPGYKEILSDEALSFLTVLVNRFGARRDALLQEREEQQKQYDAGALPDFRADTQAIRDDKSWKVATPPPELLDRRVEITGPVDRKMVINALNSGAKVFMCCFEDASSPTWENMVEGQINLRDANAGTISYFDDKKNKQYELNANPALLIARPRGLHLPEQSIQFSQQAIPGCLMDFALYFYHNYQTRAQQGLGVYYYIPKLESMEEAKWWDDVFAFTEDHFGVARGTIRATVLIETLPAVFQMEEMLYAMRDHIVAMNCGRWDYIFSYIKTLKNHPDRILPDRHVVGMDKEFLNAYSQLLVRTCHQRGALAMGGMSAFIPAKDPQEMERVTAKVIEDKERESRNGHDGTWVAHPALVDLAMSVFDKNLEGKVNQLDFVSPTYEIGADLLLKPCEGSRDEAGVRKNIRIALYYIEAWIQGSGCVPIYGLMEDAATAEISRANIWQWIHHGVKLDDGQTFNKELFHTWLYQELDTIKQEVGEARYAAGRFEQTADLFYKLSTAEEFATFLTLPSYELLQGAA; encoded by the coding sequence ATGAATTTGAACGATCTAGCCGAAAGAGAAGAAACTGCCTGTCTGGAGGTTGTCGGTCATACAGACAATCCAGGCTATAAGGAGATTCTGTCAGATGAAGCCCTTTCTTTTCTGACAGTATTGGTAAACCGATTTGGCGCCCGTCGTGACGCTTTGCTGCAAGAACGCGAGGAACAGCAAAAGCAATACGATGCGGGTGCATTGCCAGATTTCAGAGCCGACACCCAGGCGATCCGTGATGACAAATCATGGAAAGTGGCAACACCACCGCCAGAACTATTGGATCGCCGAGTAGAAATTACCGGCCCAGTAGACAGAAAAATGGTTATCAACGCGCTGAACTCCGGCGCGAAAGTCTTTATGTGCTGCTTTGAAGATGCTTCTTCACCGACATGGGAAAACATGGTCGAAGGGCAAATCAACCTCAGAGACGCCAACGCAGGCACCATCAGCTACTTTGACGACAAAAAAAATAAGCAATATGAGCTGAATGCTAACCCTGCCCTACTGATCGCTCGTCCACGCGGCCTGCACCTGCCAGAGCAATCAATCCAATTCAGTCAACAAGCGATTCCGGGCTGTTTAATGGACTTCGCTTTGTACTTCTATCACAACTACCAGACCCGAGCGCAACAAGGTCTGGGCGTTTACTACTACATTCCTAAGCTAGAAAGCATGGAAGAAGCAAAATGGTGGGATGACGTATTTGCTTTCACTGAAGATCACTTCGGCGTGGCACGTGGCACCATCCGCGCAACCGTACTGATCGAAACACTGCCAGCAGTATTCCAAATGGAAGAGATGCTCTATGCCATGCGCGATCATATCGTGGCGATGAACTGCGGTCGCTGGGATTACATTTTCAGCTACATCAAAACGTTGAAAAACCATCCAGATCGCATCCTGCCAGATCGTCATGTGGTTGGTATGGATAAAGAATTCCTCAATGCTTACAGCCAGTTACTCGTCAGAACCTGCCACCAGCGTGGTGCGCTGGCAATGGGCGGCATGTCGGCCTTTATTCCTGCCAAAGACCCGCAGGAGATGGAACGCGTCACCGCTAAAGTGATTGAAGATAAAGAACGTGAATCACGCAATGGTCACGATGGCACTTGGGTCGCTCACCCTGCTTTAGTCGACTTGGCGATGTCTGTGTTTGACAAAAACCTTGAAGGCAAAGTCAATCAGCTCGATTTCGTCAGCCCTACGTACGAGATTGGCGCTGACCTGCTGCTTAAACCGTGTGAAGGCTCGCGTGACGAAGCTGGCGTGCGCAAGAACATTCGCATTGCTCTTTACTACATTGAGGCATGGATTCAGGGCTCAGGTTGTGTGCCTATCTATGGTCTGATGGAAGACGCGGCGACGGCAGAAATCTCACGCGCGAACATATGGCAATGGATTCATCACGGCGTGAAGCTGGATGATGGCCAAACCTTCAACAAAGAATTATTCCACACGTGGTTGTATCAGGAACTCGACACTATCAAACAGGAAGTGGGTGAGGCTCGCTATGCGGCAGGCCGCTTTGAACAAACTGCTGACCTTTTCTACAAGTTGTCTACTGCAGAAGAGTTCGCCACCTTCCTGACCTTACCTAGTTACGAGCTTCTGCAAGGAGCCGCGTAA
- a CDS encoding GlcG/HbpS family heme-binding protein produces MGSLTLEQALAVIDGTFQAGQKSQSAPLTVAVLDSGGKLITLQRQDGSSMMRPDIAIAKAWGALALGCSSRKLAQDADNRPAFISAVNVLAHGNMVPVPGGLLIRDAEQNILGAVGVSGDISDLDESCALRGITHADLFCDENAA; encoded by the coding sequence ATGGGAAGTTTAACTCTAGAACAAGCACTAGCCGTCATTGACGGTACTTTTCAGGCTGGACAAAAGAGCCAAAGCGCCCCTCTGACGGTCGCTGTACTCGACAGCGGAGGAAAGCTGATTACGTTGCAACGACAAGATGGCAGTAGCATGATGCGGCCAGACATCGCAATCGCAAAAGCCTGGGGTGCTCTCGCGCTCGGCTGCTCCTCCAGAAAGCTCGCTCAAGACGCAGACAACCGCCCCGCGTTTATCTCCGCTGTAAACGTTTTGGCACACGGTAACATGGTCCCCGTTCCCGGTGGCTTACTGATCCGTGATGCTGAGCAGAACATCCTCGGCGCGGTCGGTGTCAGTGGAGATATCTCTGACCTCGACGAAAGCTGCGCCCTGCGTGGTATCACTCACGCCGACTTGTTCTGTGATGAGAATGCAGCATAA
- a CDS encoding LysR family transcriptional regulator: MNITAKQLRALKAISQAGTTSLAAEQLNLSQSGVSRMLAQLEKELDLDLFERDRGRLKIKPESLNLLSNALHVLEGMEQLQTQASEIKRGRKAKQVFKIAMPYTFAKSLAPKLIKQLVALFPDVSVELFSSHYQSIEESVYSGQADVGFTRISNHSKFRSTALDSGIAMCVFPEGHEFEAFHSVNADNLRDQKLVMIGRKSSTRHDVMNWFTRSNLFPEIVVEAHSVDVACSLVAEGIGVSIANSTMLKGMDNHKIRALPILDLPRYQYGVIQRPDDIANERKQPVIDAFSDLLQEMLTELPVLGR; the protein is encoded by the coding sequence ATGAATATAACGGCGAAACAACTTCGTGCGCTTAAAGCCATCAGCCAAGCTGGGACAACCAGTCTGGCGGCAGAGCAGTTGAACTTATCTCAATCTGGTGTGAGCCGAATGTTGGCTCAGCTGGAAAAGGAGCTTGATCTGGATCTCTTTGAACGAGACAGAGGGCGCTTGAAAATTAAGCCCGAATCGCTCAATTTGTTATCAAACGCACTGCACGTTTTAGAGGGTATGGAGCAGCTCCAGACTCAGGCGTCGGAAATCAAAAGGGGACGCAAAGCAAAGCAAGTATTCAAGATTGCAATGCCTTATACCTTTGCCAAGTCACTGGCCCCCAAACTTATCAAGCAGCTGGTGGCGCTATTTCCTGACGTGTCGGTTGAATTGTTTTCCAGCCATTATCAGTCGATTGAAGAAAGCGTCTATTCCGGTCAGGCCGATGTTGGGTTTACCCGCATCAGCAATCATTCTAAGTTTCGCTCCACGGCACTGGATTCAGGGATTGCGATGTGTGTGTTTCCCGAGGGCCACGAGTTCGAGGCATTCCATTCGGTCAACGCTGACAACTTGCGCGATCAGAAACTGGTTATGATCGGACGTAAGAGCAGTACTCGTCATGATGTGATGAACTGGTTTACTCGCAGTAATTTGTTTCCGGAAATCGTCGTTGAAGCGCACTCTGTCGATGTCGCTTGTTCACTGGTCGCGGAAGGGATTGGCGTGTCGATTGCCAACAGCACCATGCTCAAAGGAATGGACAATCACAAGATTCGAGCACTGCCGATCTTGGATTTGCCTCGCTATCAGTACGGCGTGATCCAGCGGCCTGATGACATTGCTAATGAGCGCAAACAGCCAGTCATTGATGCGTTTTCGGATTTACTTCAGGAAATGTTGACAGAACTGCCCGTGTTGGGCCGTTAA
- a CDS encoding YfcC family protein: protein MTKWRFKVSEAISPAQQNVTEQPKKKGNLNPVIILLSVVVVAVLMTYFFDSGQFERNGKLIIPGTYQVLEKDVSPLNLIGIYPQEGEAQAVSLLDALVSIPQAITKQAGMIFMVLFIGGMFGVLDKVGAIETGLERTLSATRGNVYLLVPILMVVFSMGSTFMGMAKEFLLVIPMVVAMATRLGLSKIIGLAIVTIPVKVGYLASITNPYALSVAQPLVDVPIFSGMGMRIFVYVVLMIIGVAYVLHSIRKEARTTEIVAQWDNKPLPIRHTLVLTVLGLGIAFLVYASQTWKWKYNELSAYYISLGVIFAVIGGLSANDTINAFIGGMKKVLIAGVLIGLATSVAIVLAQGQVLDTIIYHLAGVIGEGQPTLAAYGMFFSQLIIDVAIPSTSGQAAVTMPILGPLGQLSGVDPHTTVLAFLMGNGATNIITPTSSGLLIFLATAQVGWGQWARYIFPFFLITIACALVFLSISLHVYA, encoded by the coding sequence GTGACGAAATGGAGATTTAAAGTGAGTGAAGCTATATCACCAGCTCAACAAAATGTTACTGAACAACCCAAGAAGAAAGGTAACTTAAACCCTGTAATCATCCTGCTGTCTGTCGTTGTGGTAGCAGTACTGATGACCTATTTTTTCGATTCTGGACAGTTTGAACGTAACGGCAAACTGATCATTCCCGGCACCTACCAAGTGCTGGAAAAAGACGTCTCCCCGCTCAACCTGATTGGTATTTACCCTCAAGAAGGCGAAGCTCAAGCCGTCAGTTTGCTTGATGCGTTAGTCAGTATTCCTCAAGCCATCACCAAACAAGCAGGCATGATTTTCATGGTGCTGTTTATTGGTGGCATGTTCGGCGTACTCGACAAAGTGGGCGCCATTGAAACTGGCCTTGAGCGCACACTTTCTGCCACCCGCGGTAACGTCTACTTATTGGTACCCATCCTGATGGTGGTGTTTTCCATGGGCAGTACCTTCATGGGTATGGCGAAGGAGTTCCTGCTCGTGATACCTATGGTCGTTGCCATGGCAACAAGACTGGGGCTGTCAAAAATTATCGGGCTGGCGATTGTCACTATTCCGGTTAAAGTCGGTTACTTAGCATCGATCACTAACCCTTATGCCCTATCCGTCGCTCAGCCACTGGTTGATGTGCCGATATTCAGCGGTATGGGGATGCGTATTTTCGTTTACGTGGTACTGATGATCATTGGTGTGGCGTACGTGCTGCATAGTATTCGCAAAGAAGCGCGCACAACGGAAATCGTCGCACAATGGGACAACAAACCTCTGCCAATTCGCCATACGCTTGTACTAACGGTTCTGGGGCTGGGCATCGCCTTTCTGGTCTATGCTTCGCAAACGTGGAAGTGGAAATACAATGAGTTATCTGCGTATTACATCTCGCTTGGCGTGATTTTCGCTGTCATCGGTGGCTTGTCAGCTAATGACACCATCAACGCTTTCATCGGCGGTATGAAAAAGGTTCTCATCGCAGGCGTATTGATCGGGCTCGCCACCTCAGTCGCTATTGTCCTTGCGCAAGGTCAAGTGCTTGATACCATCATCTACCACTTAGCCGGAGTCATCGGTGAGGGCCAACCAACGCTCGCTGCCTATGGCATGTTCTTCTCTCAACTGATCATTGATGTGGCGATTCCATCCACCTCAGGGCAAGCCGCCGTCACCATGCCAATCCTTGGCCCACTTGGACAGCTTTCTGGTGTCGACCCACACACCACAGTACTGGCCTTCCTGATGGGTAACGGGGCGACAAACATCATTACACCGACTTCCAGCGGGCTGCTGATCTTCCTTGCCACTGCGCAAGTCGGATGGGGGCAATGGGCGAGATACATCTTCCCATTCTTCCTCATCACCATTGCGTGTGCTCTGGTTTTCCTATCCATCAGCTTACATGTTTACGCCTAA